A genome region from Drosophila simulans strain w501 chromosome 2R, Prin_Dsim_3.1, whole genome shotgun sequence includes the following:
- the LOC6733789 gene encoding protein telomere ends associated isoform X3, whose amino-acid sequence MYPVSFAAFQKLIVNLSDIASELKTANGDNRTVAEWSRWYYTEFYRNPSIRARFPFKVAPCPRRTRDNLLKVPEPGGISQNEVANVAAAVPSQVEKPVCDVLVEGTQSRTLAETAKPNDAVQGVAVECKPSGSESRDVIVNVERCGAFIFPVSFDVFLKCINKMLLFKKIVRSIEHCLVLLSDDECRLRTLQRFYNRFYMYPEKRSPTNIFNATTEIPLEKLLESGKPLDKKAIKNAAELAAIKSLKNNSIVSFELFKRNMANLSDIVEQMRQLDDNYASKDVQECALDYYLAFYITPRIRYKYAYKLKPCTSTVKACMLAILGKDIAEKLRQSLPQLASPSPGLDSRRPNTSYSTERKGLLSSQNTNDSSQIQTSPSMEVAHEPSEGLSQLATPTPDHELSVAKSPENCAREASSTNEGLSRSHNTFETSENQANLRNDANKLSRCMPALTSPERHLPEKSTNVLSPQVKTHQRKEVAEKQSDSAPQLGTPPLGSELPMFKTPGSPASKTRASDETPARPEEITDSTDVSETSFVTDVEVDLKKHGRFIFPVSLETFRQYINYDEIIRAILVNNHIKDEHQLSKLISDPSHPQCKKFFRQFYNKFYARKDVRQRFKYKFNCPNPKMLAKLKQKAKPLDEKAIFTMNRTDNAKTPNEPKSQVPFTPKTATENCPPNPISLEMFKRHVSNLDDIVNEMQKCDEYKGKGKEEVIQDYYEGFYSGPEMREKFECRFKPCPSKKIKQLLSFPPKNKELHPKDPNCQVACNTENQSDESCPQSSRNVVQKPQNITEEDRRIVEHENIPSARTPSSNDDMPAEECPPYPVSLELFKSHVSNLDDIANNMQKCVEYRGKSKNEVIRDYYKGFYSGPEMREKFACRFKPCTGTMLKQLLSYPGKNVNDCLQETDCLATGTTRTPLKESCLQSKSEVTLPVRRNALEILMGRKRTEVAKIAINKPMTTQNQSQLQPEPIPEDALVVPEDVTENQGTHPPELQNELAVTEPLKDCSQLNAERLSELSSKQKIEWNYTAHNFLDKLFNGVNCPVTQAFVKEQYKRYSVSTGHIVADTITAEDNDPQSSSNSVDLEGVRAAQTTATDTQATEMHTNPKALEQSSEPTKESSSVNLNNNLENPPKLEMIHAESSNNSSRPNTDFEAESTKVPEDGARATTEGNSENETSSVEKGENQFLLERAKELFFAEASKEHNLKYLICTSEGVMRTIWRILYQLDLQEFSYYTSIHDGEDLYKSEDSLHLCFRHVVDHGNWPVNLCVLLPRFKHLLHSKGVQLDRLNLSKISPKIVSPWELSSYSDFDHIVAQEYIHRTGEEIKDVVQLCQEREKLYACCWAHNQWIPRVPQIADETLNAELGEVEPVIERILLKEICGVKDGDANTPTEIVSIPSSPSTVCSRISTQPSEDKLSQQPSQLNSLNFVDVTGVELASQVPQMVVDPLVANEIEETSQVPETQYDAPATLQMTSVKQEPISFLNNQRAFCDSEKCQWEHITSEEQTIDLDSTESDGPSLSCFAIQNRNSEDQLLFIPEDSVHAEDHDYVKKTEVSKSTEPAQLETNVNTLSVRSMPACQVSVIPKKRQAASPRLNSKRMKLMNDKVPQLRHEFQPLPMGVKVVQSKALSLPDSQNITTSPTPKTNPTERPPHHQVNITPSQEFAVGNTLLECSELQGLLDGNDVSACKVNKEDHPVSSNACTPKRLAASSPQSSVIFRDLELFSFYKSLTLEQIIKYRIEGPLPGATYQKALVKINDKLCNVRGPLISSLFPYLSSTLRSDLELVLHDLGEFCYKRSWPAHTDATVDFRKRVLFVFMNLSPRFAPFSIKFDNESREWGTCIEANAGDKSLDQRDTTFNAEELIKPNILNSIEQLKCKSVT is encoded by the exons ATGTATCCAGTGTCCTTTGCGGCATTTCAAAAGTTAATCGTTAATTTGTCTGATATTGCAAGTGAGTTGAAAACTGCAAATGGAGACAATAGAACGGTGGCCGAGTGGAGCAGATGGTACTACACAGAGTTCTACCGGAATCCCAGTATACGGGCAAGGTTCCCTTTTAAGGTGGCGCCGTGTCCAAGGCGGACTCGCGACAACTTGCTTAAAGTACCGGAGCCAGGAGGAATTTCACAAAACGAGGTTGCAAACGTAGCAGCTGCAGTACCATCCCAAGTAGAGAAACCCGTATGCGACGTCCTAGTTGAAGGCACCCAGTCGAGGACGCTCGCTGAAACCGCGAAACCCAATGATGCAGTTCAAGGCGTTGCAGTTGAATGTAAACCATCAGGATCGGAATCTCGAGACGTTATTGTTAATGTGGAGAG ATGTGGCGCCTTCATCTTCCCAGTATCCTTTGATGTATTCCTAAAGTGCATCAACAAGATGTTACTGTTCAAAAAAATTGTCAGGAGCATAGAACACTGCCTGGTCCTTCTGTCCGATGATGAGTGTCGTCTTCGTACACTGCAAAGGTTCTACAACCGCTTTTACATGTATCCAGAAAAGCGATCTCCTACGAATATCTTTAATGCAACGACAGAAATCCCTTTGGAAAAGTTGCTTGAATCTGGCAAGCCGCTGGACAAGAAAGCTATCAAGAATGCGGCGGAGCTTGCTGCAATTAAATCgcttaaaaataa TTCCATCGTCAGCTTCGAGCTATTTAAGAGGAATATGGCAAACTTATCGGACATTGTGGAGCAAATGAGGCAGCTGGACGATAATTATGCGAGCAAGGACGTCCAGGAATGTGCCCTAGACTATTACCTGGCGTTTTACATTACTCCGAGGATCCGATATAAATACgcatacaaattaaaaccTTGTACGTCGACTGTCAAGGCCTGCATGCTGGCCATTCTCGGCAAAGATATTGCCGAAAAGCTTAGGCAAAGCCTCCCTCAGTTAGCTAGTCCCTCGCCAGGACTTGATTCGCGCAGGCCAAATACCTCATATAGTACTGAAAGAAAAGGTTTATTAAGTTCGCAGAATACCAATGACTCTTCACAAATCCAAACCAGTCCCAGCATGGAGGTTGCCCACGAACCGAGTGAAGGTCTGTCCCAGTTAGCTACTCCTACTCCAGATCACGAGCTAAGTGTCGCCAAATCTCCCGAGAATTGTGCTAGAGAAGCTAGTAGCACGAATGAAGGGCTATCGAGGTCACATAATACTTTTGAAACTTCCGAAAACCAAGCGAATCTCAGGAACGATGCCAACAAACTAAGCAGATGTATGCCGGCATTAACTTCGCCAGAACGCCATCTGCCCGAAAAGTCCACTAATGTGCTAAGTCCTCAAGTCAAAACCCATCAGAGGAAGGAGGTTGCCGAAAAACAATCGGATAGCGCGCCCCAGTTAGGGACTCCTCCGTTAGGATCTGAACTACCCATGTTCAAGACACCAGGAAGTCCTGCTTCAAAAACCAGAGCTTCGGATGAGACACCAGCTAGACCTGAAGAGATTACAGATTCTACCGATGTGTCAGA GACTTCCTTTGTGACAGATGTTGAAGTGGACCTTAAAAa ACATGGGCGCTTTATTTTTCCCGTATCACTTGAAACTTTTCGGCAATATATTAACTATGACGAGATTATCCGAGCAATTCTAGTAAATAATCACATTAAAGACGAGCATCAACtgtcaaaattaatttctgatCCTTCGCACCCACAATGCAAAAAATTTTTCCGTCAGttttacaataaattttatgcgCGCAAAGATGTTCGTCAAAGATTCAAGTATAAATTCAATTGCCCCAATCCAAAGATGCTGGCTAagctaaaacaaaaagctaAGCCATTGGATGAAAAGGCAATTTTTACAATGAATCGAACAGATAATGCAAAAACACCAAACGAACCTAAGTCCCAGGTACCTTTCACTCctaaaacagcaacagaaaattGTCCACCAAATCCCATTTCTTTAGAGATGTTCAAACGTCATGTGAGCAATCTCGACGATATTGTTAATGAGATGCAAAAATGCGATGAGTACAAAGGAAAAGGCAAGGAGGAGGTGATTCAGGACTACTACGAGGGCTTCTATTCTGGACCAGAGATGAGGGAGAAGTTCGAGTGTCGATTTAAACCATGTCCCAGCAAAAAgataaaacaattgctaagTTTTCCACCGAAAAACAAGGAGCTACACCCAAAGGATCCAAATTGCCAGGTGGCTTGTAACACAGAAAACCAAAGCGATGAAAGTTGCCCTCAGTCATCCAGAAATGTAGTACAAAAACCTCAAAACATCACCGAAGAGGA CAGACGAATAGTTGAACATGAAAATATACCATCCGCAAGGACGCCTAGTTCTAATGACGACATGCCCGCAGAAGAGTGTCCGCCATACCCTGTATCCTTAGAGCTGTTCAAAAGTCATGTGAGCAATCTAGATGATATTGCTAATAATATGCAGAAGTGCGTTGAGTATAGAGGAAAATCCAAGAATGAGGTTATTCGGGACTACTACAAAGGCTTCTATTCTGGACCAGAGATGAGGGAAAAGTTCGCGTGTCGATTCAAGCCATGCACCGGCACTATGCTAAAACAATTGCTTAGTTATCCAGGGAAAAATGTGAATGATTGCCTACAGGAAACTGATTGCCTGGCGACGGGCACCACTAGAACACCGCTCAAGGAAAGTTGCCTTCAGTCCAAAAGCGAAGTGACATTACCTGTTCGCAGAAATGCTTTAGAAATCTTAATGGGAAG AAAAAGAACTGAAGTCGCAAAGATAGCGATCAATAAGCCGATGACTACACAAAACCAGTCTCAATTACAACCAGAGCCTATTCCCGAAGACGCATTAGTTGTCCCAGAAGACGTCACTGAAAACCAAGGCACTCATCCACCGGAATTGCAGAATGAACTAGCCGTTACGGAACCCTTAAAAGATTGTAGTCAACTAAATGCTGAAAGGCTTTCTGAATTATCGAG CAAACAGAAGATAGAGTGGAATTATACGGCCCATAACTTTCTCgataaattgtttaatggTGTCAACTGCCCAGTAACACAAGCATTTGTAAAAGAACAATATAAAAGGTATTCCGTATCTACCGGGCATATTGTTGCCGACACCATTACTGCTGAAGACAATGATCCACAATCGTCTTCAAATTCGGTTGACCTAGAAGGTGTCCGCGCAGCTCAAACGACAGCAACTGACACACAAGCAACTGAAATGCATACAAATCCGAAAGCGTTGGAACAGAGTTCAGAGCCAACGAAAGAAAGTAGTtcagttaatttaaataataacctTGAAAATCCGCCTAAGCTTGAAATGATCCATGCTGAATCATCTAATAATTCAAGCAGACCAAACACTGATTTTGAAGCTGAATCGACAAAAGTCCCGGAAGATGGAGCAAGGGCTACAACCGAAGGAAATTCCGAAAATGAAACCAGTTCAGTAGAGAAGggagaaaatcaatttcttCTAGAAAGAGCAAAGGAATTATTTTTTGCAGAAGCAAGCAAG GAGCACAATCTTAAGTATTTGATTTGCACAAGTGAAGGGGTGATGAGAACCATTTGGCGCATACTCTACCAACTAGATCTTCAAGAATTCTCCTACTACACGAGCATTCACGATGGCGAGGACTTGTACAAAAGCGAAGACAGCTTACACCTTTGCTTTAGACACGTCGTGGACCATGGCAACTGGCCTGTTAATCTATGCGTCTTATTGCCACGTTTTAAGCACCTGCTCCACAGTAAGGGAGTGCAGCTGGATAGGCTAAATCTGTCCAAAATATCTCCTAAAATTGTTAGCCCTTGGGAACTGAGTTCCTACTCGGATTTCGATCACATCGTTGCACAGGAGTACATCCATCGCACTGGCGAGGAAATTAAGGATGTGGTGCAATTGTgtcaagagagagagaaactATACGCGTGCTGTTGGGCTCACAACCAGTGGATACCACGAGTTCCACAGATCGCAGATGAGACACTCAATGCTGAACTCGGAGAGGTGGAGCCAGTTATAGAAAGGATTTTATTGA aGGAAATTTGTGGCGTAAAAGATGGGGATGCGAATACACCAACTGAAATAGTATCAATTCCCTCAAGTCCAAGTACTGTTTGTAGTAGAATATCGACCCAACCTTCTGAAGATAAACTTAGTCAGCAGCCCTCACAGCTCAACAGTTTGAATTTTGTGGACGTGACGGGTGTTGAATTAGCTTCGCAAGTACCACAAATGGTAGTCGATCCTCTAGTAGCCAACGAAATTGAGGAAACATCACAGGTGCCAGAAACTCAGTATGATGCACCAGCGACATTGCAAATGACATCTGTCAAGCAGGAACCCATCAGTTTTCTTAATAACCAACGAGCATTTTGTGACTCCGAAAAATGCCAATGGGAACACATTACTTCCGAGGAGCAAACAATAGACTTGGACTCCACCGAAAGTGATGGACCAAGTCTGTCCTGCTTTGCCATACAAAATCGGAATTCCGAGGATCAGCTACTTTTTATTCCGGAGGATTCTGTGCACGCAGAGGATCATGATTACGTTAAGAAAACAGAAGTATCGAAGTCCACAGAACCTGCACAACTGGAGACCAACGTAAACACGTTAAGCGTTCGGTCTATGCCAGCCTGCCAGGTTTCTGTGATTCCTAAAAAAAGACAGGCGGCCAGCCCACGTTTGAATTCCAAGCGAATGAAACTGATGAACGATAAGGTTCCGCAACTAAGACACGAATTTCAGCCGTTGCCAATGGGTGTGAAAGTGGTCCAGAGTAAAGCGCTTAGCCTTCCCGACTCTCAAAATATCACGACGAGTCCGACTCCAAAAACCAATCCCACGGAAAGACCTCCCCATCACCAAGTAAACATCACTCCATCGCAAGAATTCGCAGTCGGCAATACACTGTTGGAATGCTCGGAGCTACAAGGTCTACTAGATGGTAACGATGTCAGTGCTTGCAAGGTAAATAAAGAAGATCATCCTGTTTCTAGCAACGCTTGTACCCCGAAGCGCCTTGCCGCTTCCTCTCCTCAAAGCAGCGTTATATTCCGCGATCTTGAGCTATTCAGTTTCTATAAATCGCTGACGCTAGAGCAAATAATTAAGTATCGGATCGAAGGACCTCTACCAGGGGCAACTTATCAGAAGGCGTTGGTCAAGATCAACGATAAGTTGTGCAATGTCCGGGGTCCTCTGATCTCCAGTCTATTTCCCTACCTCTCATCCACATTGCGATCTGATCTGGAGCTGGTGCTCCATGATTTGGGAGAATTCTGCTACAAACGCAGCTGGCCGGCACATACGGATGCCACAGTGGACTTTCGCAAACGGGTTTTATTCGTATTTATGAACTTAAGCCCGAGGTTCGCGCCCTTTTCCATTAAGTTCGATAATGAATCCAGGGAATGGGGTACCTGCATCGAAGCCAATGCGGGTGATAAGTCATTGGACCAACGAGACACTACCTTCAACGCAGAAGAGCTTATCAAGCCAAACATTCTGAACAGTATCGAACAGTTAAAATGTAAATCGGTTACTTAA
- the LOC6733789 gene encoding protein telomere ends associated isoform X8, with protein sequence MYPVSFAAFQKLIVNLSDIASELKTANGDNRTVAEWSRWYYTEFYRNPSIRARFPFKVAPCPRRTRDNLLKVPEPGGISQNEVANVAAAVPSQVEKPVCDVLVEGTQSRTLAETAKPNDAVQGVAVECKPSGSESRDVIVNVERCGAFIFPVSFDVFLKCINKMLLFKKIVRSIEHCLVLLSDDECRLRTLQRFYNRFYMYPEKRSPTNIFNATTEIPLEKLLESGKPLDKKAIKNAAELAAIKSLKNNSIVSFELFKRNMANLSDIVEQMRQLDDNYASKDVQECALDYYLAFYITPRIRYKYAYKLKPCTSTVKACMLAILGKDIAEKLRQSLPQLASPSPGLDSRRPNTSYSTERKGLLSSQNTNDSSQIQTSPSMEVAHEPSEGLSQLATPTPDHELSVAKSPENCAREASSTNEGLSRSHNTFETSENQANLRNDANKLSRCMPALTSPERHLPEKSTNVLSPQVKTHQRKEVAEKQSDSAPQLGTPPLGSELPMFKTPGSPASKTRASDETPARPEEITDSTDVSETSFVTDVEVDLKKHGRFIFPVSLETFRQYINYDEIIRAILVNNHIKDEHQLSKLISDPSHPQCKKFFRQFYNKFYARKDVRQRFKYKFNCPNPKMLAKLKQKAKPLDEKAIFTMNRTDNAKTPNEPKSQVPFTPKTATENCPPNPISLEMFKRHVSNLDDIVNEMQKCDEYKGKGKEEVIQDYYEGFYSGPEMREKFECRFKPCPSKKIKQLLSFPPKNKELHPKDPNCQVACNTENQSDESCPQSSRNVVQKPQNITEEDRRIVEHENIPSARTPSSNDDMPAEECPPYPVSLELFKSHVSNLDDIANNMQKCVEYRGKSKNEVIRDYYKGFYSGPEMREKFACRFKPCTGTMLKQLLSYPGKNVNDCLQETDCLATGTTRTPLKESCLQSKSEVTLPVRRNALEILMGSRKRTEVAKIAINKPMTTQNQSQLQPEPIPEDALVVPEDVTENQGTHPPELQNELAVTEPLKDCSQLNAERLSELSRR encoded by the exons ATGTATCCAGTGTCCTTTGCGGCATTTCAAAAGTTAATCGTTAATTTGTCTGATATTGCAAGTGAGTTGAAAACTGCAAATGGAGACAATAGAACGGTGGCCGAGTGGAGCAGATGGTACTACACAGAGTTCTACCGGAATCCCAGTATACGGGCAAGGTTCCCTTTTAAGGTGGCGCCGTGTCCAAGGCGGACTCGCGACAACTTGCTTAAAGTACCGGAGCCAGGAGGAATTTCACAAAACGAGGTTGCAAACGTAGCAGCTGCAGTACCATCCCAAGTAGAGAAACCCGTATGCGACGTCCTAGTTGAAGGCACCCAGTCGAGGACGCTCGCTGAAACCGCGAAACCCAATGATGCAGTTCAAGGCGTTGCAGTTGAATGTAAACCATCAGGATCGGAATCTCGAGACGTTATTGTTAATGTGGAGAG ATGTGGCGCCTTCATCTTCCCAGTATCCTTTGATGTATTCCTAAAGTGCATCAACAAGATGTTACTGTTCAAAAAAATTGTCAGGAGCATAGAACACTGCCTGGTCCTTCTGTCCGATGATGAGTGTCGTCTTCGTACACTGCAAAGGTTCTACAACCGCTTTTACATGTATCCAGAAAAGCGATCTCCTACGAATATCTTTAATGCAACGACAGAAATCCCTTTGGAAAAGTTGCTTGAATCTGGCAAGCCGCTGGACAAGAAAGCTATCAAGAATGCGGCGGAGCTTGCTGCAATTAAATCgcttaaaaataa TTCCATCGTCAGCTTCGAGCTATTTAAGAGGAATATGGCAAACTTATCGGACATTGTGGAGCAAATGAGGCAGCTGGACGATAATTATGCGAGCAAGGACGTCCAGGAATGTGCCCTAGACTATTACCTGGCGTTTTACATTACTCCGAGGATCCGATATAAATACgcatacaaattaaaaccTTGTACGTCGACTGTCAAGGCCTGCATGCTGGCCATTCTCGGCAAAGATATTGCCGAAAAGCTTAGGCAAAGCCTCCCTCAGTTAGCTAGTCCCTCGCCAGGACTTGATTCGCGCAGGCCAAATACCTCATATAGTACTGAAAGAAAAGGTTTATTAAGTTCGCAGAATACCAATGACTCTTCACAAATCCAAACCAGTCCCAGCATGGAGGTTGCCCACGAACCGAGTGAAGGTCTGTCCCAGTTAGCTACTCCTACTCCAGATCACGAGCTAAGTGTCGCCAAATCTCCCGAGAATTGTGCTAGAGAAGCTAGTAGCACGAATGAAGGGCTATCGAGGTCACATAATACTTTTGAAACTTCCGAAAACCAAGCGAATCTCAGGAACGATGCCAACAAACTAAGCAGATGTATGCCGGCATTAACTTCGCCAGAACGCCATCTGCCCGAAAAGTCCACTAATGTGCTAAGTCCTCAAGTCAAAACCCATCAGAGGAAGGAGGTTGCCGAAAAACAATCGGATAGCGCGCCCCAGTTAGGGACTCCTCCGTTAGGATCTGAACTACCCATGTTCAAGACACCAGGAAGTCCTGCTTCAAAAACCAGAGCTTCGGATGAGACACCAGCTAGACCTGAAGAGATTACAGATTCTACCGATGTGTCAGA GACTTCCTTTGTGACAGATGTTGAAGTGGACCTTAAAAa ACATGGGCGCTTTATTTTTCCCGTATCACTTGAAACTTTTCGGCAATATATTAACTATGACGAGATTATCCGAGCAATTCTAGTAAATAATCACATTAAAGACGAGCATCAACtgtcaaaattaatttctgatCCTTCGCACCCACAATGCAAAAAATTTTTCCGTCAGttttacaataaattttatgcgCGCAAAGATGTTCGTCAAAGATTCAAGTATAAATTCAATTGCCCCAATCCAAAGATGCTGGCTAagctaaaacaaaaagctaAGCCATTGGATGAAAAGGCAATTTTTACAATGAATCGAACAGATAATGCAAAAACACCAAACGAACCTAAGTCCCAGGTACCTTTCACTCctaaaacagcaacagaaaattGTCCACCAAATCCCATTTCTTTAGAGATGTTCAAACGTCATGTGAGCAATCTCGACGATATTGTTAATGAGATGCAAAAATGCGATGAGTACAAAGGAAAAGGCAAGGAGGAGGTGATTCAGGACTACTACGAGGGCTTCTATTCTGGACCAGAGATGAGGGAGAAGTTCGAGTGTCGATTTAAACCATGTCCCAGCAAAAAgataaaacaattgctaagTTTTCCACCGAAAAACAAGGAGCTACACCCAAAGGATCCAAATTGCCAGGTGGCTTGTAACACAGAAAACCAAAGCGATGAAAGTTGCCCTCAGTCATCCAGAAATGTAGTACAAAAACCTCAAAACATCACCGAAGAGGA CAGACGAATAGTTGAACATGAAAATATACCATCCGCAAGGACGCCTAGTTCTAATGACGACATGCCCGCAGAAGAGTGTCCGCCATACCCTGTATCCTTAGAGCTGTTCAAAAGTCATGTGAGCAATCTAGATGATATTGCTAATAATATGCAGAAGTGCGTTGAGTATAGAGGAAAATCCAAGAATGAGGTTATTCGGGACTACTACAAAGGCTTCTATTCTGGACCAGAGATGAGGGAAAAGTTCGCGTGTCGATTCAAGCCATGCACCGGCACTATGCTAAAACAATTGCTTAGTTATCCAGGGAAAAATGTGAATGATTGCCTACAGGAAACTGATTGCCTGGCGACGGGCACCACTAGAACACCGCTCAAGGAAAGTTGCCTTCAGTCCAAAAGCGAAGTGACATTACCTGTTCGCAGAAATGCTTTAGAAATCTTAATGGGAAG CAGAAAAAGAACTGAAGTCGCAAAGATAGCGATCAATAAGCCGATGACTACACAAAACCAGTCTCAATTACAACCAGAGCCTATTCCCGAAGACGCATTAGTTGTCCCAGAAGACGTCACTGAAAACCAAGGCACTCATCCACCGGAATTGCAGAATGAACTAGCCGTTACGGAACCCTTAAAAGATTGTAGTCAACTAAATGCTGAAAGGCTTTCTGAATTATCGAG AAGATAG